In the Desulfosporosinus acidiphilus SJ4 genome, ATTGCAATAGGCTAAGGTCAAAAAGAAGTTTCAGAATATTTGGAAAGGTGGATATTTAATGAAAGAAGCTTTAATTGTCGAAGCAGTAAGAACCCCGGTAGGGCGCAAAAAGGGTTCCTTAAGTGGAGTTCGGTCTGAAGATATGGCAGGGATGGTTTTAAAAGAACTGATGATACGGACGGGCTTAAAGCCCGATCTGGTGGAGGATGTCATTATGGGATGCGTCTCTCAAGTTGGGGAGCAAGGATTTTGCATTGGCCGTCAAGCTGCTCTCATAGCTGATTATCCTTTTCATGTACCTGGTATATCTATTGACAGGCAATGCGGATCAAGCCAACAGGCAGTTCATTTCGCAGCACAGGCAATTCTTGCAGGAGATATGGACGTTGTTGTAGCTGCCGGAGTTGAAAATATGTCCCGAACTCCCTTGGGCTCCAATGTTAAAGGGACAGAATTATCTTCGGAGTTAACTTCACGCTACGAGATTATTCATCAGGGTCTTTCAGCCGAGAGAATCGCCCAGAAATGGAAAATCAGCCGTCAGGAAATGGACGAATTCTCTCTCGAAAGTCATTTGAAAGCGCTGAGGGCTCAAAAGGAAGGCCGCTTTGAGCGGGAGATTATGCCGATCCCTGTTCAGCTGCCTGATGGAAGTCAGATTGATGTGAGTAAGGATGAGGGCCCCCGGCCGGATACCAATCTAGAGAAACTTTCTAATTTAAAGTCTCCCTTCTTGGAAAATGGTCAAGTCACCGCAGGAAACGCCAGTCAAATTTCAGACGGAGCAGCAGCAATCCTTATTATGTCCGGCGATAAGGCGGCAGAATTGGGCCTTAAGCCCCGATTCCGAATTATTGCCCGCAGCGTTGTGGGCTCTGATCCCACTTTAATGCTGACGGGACCTATTCCCGCTACGGCTAAAGTTTTAGCCAAAGCCGGTTTGAAACTTGAGGATATCGATGTTTTTGAAGTCAATGAAGCCTTTGCAGCCATACCTCTTGCGTGGTTAAGAGAAACCGGAGCTGATCGGGAAAAACTAAATCCCTGTGGGGGAGCCATCGCCCTCGGACATCCCTTAGGAGCCAGTGGTGCTCGCTTGATGACAACCATGATGCATGAATTGGAACGAAGTGGAGGGAGATATGGACTGCAAACTATGTGTGAAGGGCATGGCATGGCAAATGCTACGATTATTGAACGACTGAATTAAGATTTTTTGAGAAGGAGGCCGCGTTCAATGGATATGAAACAGGTGGTTGGTTTTGTCACGGGAGGGGCTTCTGGTTTAGGAGAAGCAACGGTTAGGCGAATAGTCAATGACGGCGGGAAGGCAATCATTGCCGATCGAGACGAAGCGAGAGGGAAAAAGCTTGAGGCAGAATTGGGAGACAGCGCTTGTTTTCAAAAAACAGATGTTACAGATACGGAGAGTATTCAGGCAGCCTTAGGAAGCGCCCAGGAAAAATTTGCGCGAGTGTCTGTCGTTGTTAATTGCGCAGGGATCGCGGCTGCGGAAAAGATACTGGGGAAAAAGGGTCTGCATACTCTGGAGAGTTTTTCGCGGGTTATCCATATAAATCTTATAGGCAGTTTTAATGTTATTCGCTTGGCTGTGGAAAAAATGACTGAAAATTTGCCTAACCCAAGTGGGGAACGTGGGGTTATCATTAACACTGCTTCAGTGGCCGCCTATGAAGGACAAATTGGACAGGCAGCCTACAGTGCCTCAAAGGGAGGAATCATTGGCATGACGCTCCCTATTGCTCGTGAAATGGCTCTTCATGGTATTCGGGTTATGACCATCGCTCCGGGTCTCTTTGAAACTCCGATGTTTGATTCCCTGCCGGAAGAAGCCAGAAAGTCCTTAGGTTCAATGGTTCCTTTCCCATCGCGCCTCGGCTACCCCGAGGAGTTCGCCCTATTGGTACGCAGTATTATTGAAAATCCAATGTTGAATGGCAGCACCATTCGTCTCGATGGC is a window encoding:
- a CDS encoding thiolase family protein gives rise to the protein MKEALIVEAVRTPVGRKKGSLSGVRSEDMAGMVLKELMIRTGLKPDLVEDVIMGCVSQVGEQGFCIGRQAALIADYPFHVPGISIDRQCGSSQQAVHFAAQAILAGDMDVVVAAGVENMSRTPLGSNVKGTELSSELTSRYEIIHQGLSAERIAQKWKISRQEMDEFSLESHLKALRAQKEGRFEREIMPIPVQLPDGSQIDVSKDEGPRPDTNLEKLSNLKSPFLENGQVTAGNASQISDGAAAILIMSGDKAAELGLKPRFRIIARSVVGSDPTLMLTGPIPATAKVLAKAGLKLEDIDVFEVNEAFAAIPLAWLRETGADREKLNPCGGAIALGHPLGASGARLMTTMMHELERSGGRYGLQTMCEGHGMANATIIERLN
- a CDS encoding 3-hydroxyacyl-CoA dehydrogenase, which encodes MDMKQVVGFVTGGASGLGEATVRRIVNDGGKAIIADRDEARGKKLEAELGDSACFQKTDVTDTESIQAALGSAQEKFARVSVVVNCAGIAAAEKILGKKGLHTLESFSRVIHINLIGSFNVIRLAVEKMTENLPNPSGERGVIINTASVAAYEGQIGQAAYSASKGGIIGMTLPIAREMALHGIRVMTIAPGLFETPMFDSLPEEARKSLGSMVPFPSRLGYPEEFALLVRSIIENPMLNGSTIRLDGAIRMQPR